In Zingiber officinale cultivar Zhangliang chromosome 1A, Zo_v1.1, whole genome shotgun sequence, the DNA window CAACGTATAACCTTTTGCAAAAATGAAATGATGTCTTTACAGTTGGTACCTGTATATGGTGTTACTGTAATGGTCACAGAGTCGATCCTCAACGTGTGCACAATGCCTCACTGGTTGCCTGACCCAGCCTCTCGTGATTTACTTCTCTTCGAGATTGTGTGGGAAAGTCCTGAAGGGGCCCCGGGGTGAGAGTTATCACCTTTACTGCAATGAAATGATGTCTTCATTCAATTCATTCACTGCATTGGCTAAACACTTTGGGTTCCATTTATTTAGTTTGACTCAATTGAAACCAAAATCAGCTATTAATATCAGTCCACAAGTAAGAAAATTCCAACAAAACACACTAAAAGCAGTGCTAGCTAGGCTAGTTTGATAAGAGCTTTGTTCAAATTTTACTATTTTAGACTTGGGTTTTGAaaaattgttctttttcttcatttACAGATCTCTAAACCTCACCTGTTCCGAGATAAACCATGAAATGAAAGCAGTTATTTGTGCATATGGAACAATCCAGTTCAGCTGAAAGTTATGGTTTTGGTGACCAGGCAACTAGTGATGTTACCGTTCGCTTAAGGAATGGAGATGGGAAGCCTGAGTGGTTCCGCTGCCATTCATCCATTCTAAGGAGACAAAGCAAGTACTTTTCAGATTTGCTTTCCAAGAACAATCTTAGTAATCCAAGCCTTGAATCGCAGAATTGCATTGAAGTTCCTTGCAAAAGCGGCGAGTATGAAAACTATGTTAAGCTCTTGAAGCTATTATATTTATCTGAAGAATCAGTTTCAGACTCATGGGATTCTGTCATATCTGTGCTTGGTATTCTTCGAGCTTCAGTTGCTCTTGAGTGCAGATCAATCAACCAGAGCTGCATCAATTACTTGGAGGCTGTGCCTTGgggggaagaggaagaggaagaaattgTTAAAGTTGTTTCCACTCTAGGTCCCGAAGCTCAACCTCTTATAGCCCGGATAAAACCTGTTGATTCAAATGCTACTAAGAATGTGTTCCTTTCGGCTTTACATTGTGCTACGACCGTCGGATGTTCCTTTCCTCCATTCACAGATGATCTAAAAAATTCTGCACAGGAACAAGTTGAATACATGCTTATGGAGGACGAAGACACTCCATTGGTTGTCACAGATGAGGATGTAAAATCTGAGGTAAGTGGATGCCTATCCAGGATATTCACTACACTAGCAACCACACTGGATTGGCTGCCCTCTGGTTTTAAACAGTCCCCAGAAGCAGCTGAACAATGCCTCTTCCAAACCCTATCAGACGTTGAGTGGATGAGCAATATACTTCCAAAATTGGAAATGATGAAGGAATTTGTTTCTAACTGGGCTATTATATCTAATCACATGTTAGCAGTCATTCAAGATGAGAAGTATAACTCCACTTTCTGGTCTGTGAAGGCTAAGTTGATCGAAGTGACTGGGAAAGTGTTGGATGCTATTGGATACGGCAGCGTGGTTCTTCCGACGCCATCCAGAGTCCAGTTCTTGAAGACATGGCTCCCATATATTAGGGAGCTGAAGCCTATACTTGATTCAAAATGCGTGGAGGACAACTCATTTCCTCACAAGATGGACAGCGATTTATGTCAGAACATAGAAGGTGCAATCACTTCACTTGTGCTTGCCTTGCCATCAAACGATCAAGCTGATATACTTGCTGACTGGATGAAGAGAAATGAGCAGTCGAGTTATCCGGATCTGAGTGAGGCATTTGAAGTGTGGTGTTACAGGGCCAAAACAGCTAAAAGGCGATTGTTGGTCAACCTTGATGAAGGGGGCAATTCAGCTGTCAGCCTCTAATGTTGCATTACCTTTGTAGTTTGATTCAGGTAGATGGATTAGGATTCCTTTGCTAATGAATCCCTTGCGAGCTGTACTATTCCGGAGCTGTTTTTAGGTGCATGCATTAGTAATCCATCCTGTGTTTTCTCACAAACAAAACTCTCATATCCCCATGATGCAACAACACAAGATTACATGAAAGACTGAACGCCAAGGATTTATCATGATCAATAAAAACTTCTATGGGTCGGGTTTAGATAATCATTCTTAGAATTAGTCATAAGATGAATATTTGATACTTTAtaatgtcaattaaaaaaaatgaagagagaacaCCAAACATTaggatgataaatttattaaatagaaaatattacTGATTGAAAGATGGATTACAAAGGGTTAGCCTTTTTTTTAAAGGTTTATCAAATGGGTAAAAAAAATAGATGGTCAAATTCTAAAATCTCTGAAATTGGAGAgactattaaataaaaaattatcaaatttcAACGACTAAAAAAAGGATAATTAgtaaacttaattataaatttaaaattgaaattgattatTTAATTGAATTGTCATGTTTAAGCTTAGAGAATAATATTTTCGAATTAGATTTTATTTCAGAATATTTAACCGGGAAGAAGTCTTTTTGTATTTGCGGGAACAAAAACTCAGAAAAGCTTGGCGCCAAATTGCAACCTGTTGCCGCAATTCTGCGCGCCAAAACCAATAGTACCCGCCAATTTTCTGCGCTCCGTTATACATCCGGGCCTTGTTGTTCACTCCCCTTCCATTCCCATCGCCTCGCATGGCTCCCAAAATCCCATTCAGGAGGCGGACCCACGCTCCCCCCTACACCTCCCCTCCGTCCTGCGCAAAGGCGAGTCGCTTCGAAACCACCTTGTGCGAGGAATGCCACTCCGGCGACAACGACGACGAGCTCCTCCTCTGCGACAAGTGCGATCGAGGGTTCCACACCTTCTGCCTCCGCCCCATCCTCGCTTGCGTCCCTAAGGGCCTTTGGTTCTGCCCCTTGTGCTCCGCCGACAGGAAACCCAAGCGTGAGTTATTCTTTTTGTCATTTCTTCTTTTCTACTACCTCCGACACTATATTTCATCGCGCTCAGTCGATCTGACGGTTTCGATTGCAGAATTCCCTCTGGTCCAGACCAAGATCGTTGATTTCTTCCGGTTACAACGGTCCTCGGGACCAGAAGATTTCGGGTCCAGGAAGAGGAAGAAGCGGTCAGGAGGATTGGTAAtgtcaaagaagaagagaaagcttctACCTTTCAACCCTAGTGAGGATCCGGACCGGAGGCTGGAGCAGATGGCGTCTCTGGCCACCGCTTTAACGGCCACCGGGGCCGTGTTCAGCAATGAGCTCACCTACCGCCTCGGAATGGCTCCAAGGTCAGCGAATTTCGCATGCTCTGAGAAAGGAGGGATGCAGGTAATGGATTCCTAGATTCCTTCTGATCCCATTCACATAGATTATAGATTCTAATTCAATGTAAGATTGGCCAGATCAACTATGAATTATGACTTCGATTGATGAATTctatttttcaaatctttcctTCCACCAAGTTTAAAAGATGCATGATAAATGCAGGTGTTGTCTAAGGAAGACACTGAAACCTTGAACCTGTGTAAGAAAATGATGGAGAAGGGAGAATGGCCTCCTCTGATGGTGGTTTATGATCCTCTTGAAGGGTTAGCATCTTCCTCATAAGCATCATATTCTATGTTTGCAATCTCTGTGAATGCCACCTTTAACTTTGTCCATCATCGTTGCCTGCAACAGATTCACAGTGGAGGCTGATAGGTTCATCAGGGACCTAACCATCGTAACAGAGTATGTCGGCGACGTTGATTACCTGAAGAATAGAGAACACGACGATGGCGATAGCATGATGACATTACTTTCAGCTGAGGATCCTTCAAAGAGCCTTGTGATATGCCCTGATCAGCGAAGCAACATTGCCCGCTTCATCAATGGCATCAACAACCACACAAGGTCATTTAAATTCCACTGAATTTtaaccaattcctcttcttgcATGCACAGCAGCGCCTAATGCTCTGATTATGTTCATTGTCAAGCAGGGATGGAAAGAAGAAACAGAATCTCAAATGTGTCCGGTTCAGCGTGAATGGCGAGTCTCGCGTTCTTCTGATTGCGAATCGAGATATAACGAAGGGCGAGCGGCTGTATTACGACTACAACGGCAGCGAACAAGAATACCCAACCGGGCATTTTGTGTAAAATTAAGGCTCTCTTTCTCCGAAGTTCATACTTTACGATTTTGGTGGGGCAATTGGACAAAACAATAGGATGATTACAGCTAAAATGTTGTTCGCAGCAGTAAATTCTTAGCGACAAATGTGTTTCGTGTCAGATTGCTAACCTGTCTGAGCTAATAGAGGGAGAATAGGAAAAAACGAACGACCTTTGTGGCAAATCACTACGATTTTACGCCACTATTTTAAGCTTTTGTAAAATATCCGTAAAGCTCTCTTTCCAACTCGCACTTCTTTACGATGACACTCTTGTCAACACGTGTCCCTTCGGAATCCTTCCTATAGTCACATCCAACCGTACACTTGTCAATCAGATAAAAGGCAGCAATATGATCGAATATAAAAGAAGGCGAGAAAATTCTAGAACTTGGGTTGGGGAAGGAGGGTCCCACGCTTCCTTCTAGTTCTTTCTTATTCCTTCCTCCGCTGTACCTCTTTCTTCCAGAGGAATCCAGAAGCCCGGAGCATTCCGTCGAGCAGGCGGTGATGGCGACTACAAACCGCGTGCCTCCGGCCGTCGAAAAGCTCTCCGGCGTGGCGGAAATTCTGCCCCCGGCGGCAGATGGGCAGAGGCCGCTGCTCACGCCGTTCCTGACGAAGACGTATCAGCTGGTGgacgatccgtcggtggatgacatGATCTCGTGGGGCGAGGACGGGTCGACGTTCGTGGTGTGGCGTCCAGCGGAGTTCGCGAGGGATCTGCTTCCAAAGTACTTCAAGCACAACAATTTCTCCAGCTTCGTACGCCAGCTCAACACTTACGTAGGTGTCTTCCGATCACGAGGTTCGATATTTTACTCTGCTTCCTATTCCTGAATttttagtgatttttttttttggttagggATTTCGAAAGATTGTCGCTGATCGGTGGGAGTTCGCTAACGATTGCTTCCGCAGAGGCGAAAAGCGCCTCCTTTGCGACATCCACCGCCGCAAAATCGTGCCATCTGCTCCGGCCGTTGCGGCGCCGATCCAGGTAGATGTTTCGTTAAACCTGCCGGGGACGCCGGAGAACTCGGGGGATGAGCAGGTCATCTTGTCGAACTCCTCTCCCGGGCCGTCGCCCACGACGCCTACGGGGTCATCTGGGCCTAGCGGTTCGGTTGAATTAATGGAGGAGAACGATCGGCTAAGGAAAGAGAACGCCCGGCTCTCCCGCAAACTCGCCAAAATGAAGAGACTGTGCAACCATATCACGGCCCTTGTGTCCAAGCACGCGGGCGACGGCGTCGGCTGGGAGGCGGCGTCTCTTCCCTCGACGGTGCTGGAGCTGATGCCGACCGCTCGTGCGGAAGGAGAAGAGAACGACGAGTTGGAGGACGACACGTCGACGGAAGATGATGCGGCGATGAAGGCGACGAGCGCGGTTCCATGGCTGGGGCTGAGCCCGAGGCTCTTCGGGGGGACGATCGGGAGGAAGCGGGACCTCGAGGACAAGCGCGAGCCTCCAACGGCGGAGCCGAAGGAGGAAAGCTCGCAGGAGCACCACCAGCAGTCGTGGGTGGTGTACTGCCCACGGCCGATACGGAGAGTGAGCAACGGTTCCGGTGACGCCGGAGGTAGAGACGGCTGGTCTCACAGGTGATGCGCCGGGACCGGTCACGTGCCGACAACTGGATCGATAGGATCTCCTTTTCATGTCTCCTAGTTTTTGCTCCCTttctaaaatctaaatttaactagtttggaaaaaaaaaacgaCAAAAAAATTGTGATATCGGCGTCATCCAGATGCAGCGATCTTAGTGATTCATAAGCCCTTTTAGCATAATTGATCATTTGAATCATCTAATCTTATTTTACTAATGTGGCTTATTCAACCAAATATGACTTATTTTCCTTGTGTAATCAAACAAACATGAGTAATATGTTTGCCCCGCCTAGTCTCTTAATCTTAATCCTAAGCAGACAACTAAAATATTCTTTAATTAAAAGTATAATTCtttcaaaattgttttttaaataatttttattattaaaatatgcAAGTAATTGTATACAAATTCATAAGAACAGAAGGTGGGGGAAAATCTTGCGTAAttgtttgtttctttttattctaaataagaaaattttaataggcAATTTTCTCGTTTTTGTTTTTTTGGTATTTTGATGCATCACTCTCCGTCCTTTTGATGTTGGCAATCATTCTCCATCACTAGGTTTACTTGCTTCAGTTTCCGCCTTGGGCTGTGCTGCTTCCTTCCGTAGGAAAGTGTGCCGGGGCAGATGGAAATGCTTAACGAGAAGCCGATCCTTTTCAGTGAAGGGTGGGATGTCTTCCCGAATTGCCATTCATATCTGAAGGTATAATTCACTATGCACTAGTTAAGCGCCTAACGCATAGGCAAAGATAGATGGATTTCACGATATCATATTTTATCACTTTAATACAATaacattaatttaaaataaagttaaaattacataactaataaaatattataaatttattttacttcTTGTTCGTCATAATTTTTAACAACTTATTCTTTATCGAAACTCAATATCATTGGACACAAACTCAAAGTtacatttcaatattttttttaattaagcattaaatttaaaaatttaaactaaaataaatcatgaaaattctGCATTATTTCTACGACGCCTAGATAATTTGACCGATTAGTCGACACCTAGGGCCAACCTAATCCCGCCTTAGCGTCATGGCCGCCTAGGCTGACCGACTAGAATATTTTCAATGCGGCTAGCAGGTGCCTAGTGCCTAGGTGCCGCCTCCTAGACCGATTTTTCAAACACTGTTCACATCCAAAAAACACATTAAGATCTACGTGTAATATTTCTAAGCGATTTTTTTATGTTTCTCCTACTTTGTTTGAGCTAATCAAATATCTTGTGCGAGAAAAAATGATCAAACCATTCGTGATGTTGGATCACCCGTCAAATCCATCCGCACTTCTTAGATTTACTTAGTGGTCAATCTATGAGGGTCAAATTTACCTATGACTGATCTGTGTGTTCTTGGAAAGGCCCGTCTGACTATCTCTTTTTTTATGTTTAGTCAAGTGATTACGCTCACCCAAGACATAACTCAGAGTCCGTTCTCAAGTTATATGAAGAAAGGTAAATCACGGGATCAAGTTATAGCCGACCGCTAAATGGTTAGAGGATCGAAAGATTTTTCTTTTCCGAGAGCATGCATCCGTTGGAAATGGTTACCTTGTCCCATTATAGTAAGGATGCAACCCTTTAACTAACTAAGCCGTGGAGACATCTTTTACTCAATCAGATAGGCACTGAAGAGGAAGATGCATTTGCTTTCCCGGACATAATGAACTCCACCATAGACGGTTTGGGAATCTTTAAAAGTTCAAGTTGTGCCACCAGCTTGAGCaatttttaattatgatttacAATTTCCCTATAGTTTAATTTTATGGCATGAAAAGAATAGAAATTTGTAGCTTGTTGTATGAATAAGTCTCTTCGAAATAATCTGGTTACTACAAATATTACAGAGAAGTCTCTTCGAAATGCAAAGCTTGAGAACTCACATATTACTTGCTATTGTTGACTGGAAGATAGACACCCTCTGCTGCTAACCAGACGTTATCAGGACGCTTCTCACGAATTCCACAaacctgcacacaagtaaacttAACTGTTAACATTTCAGACTAAGATAATGCAAGCTCTCGTCGGGTTCATCTTTTTAGTATTGGCAATGCTTACAATGTAAGCTAGAGTCTCTATTTTTAGGATCAATACTTAAGCATTAGTAGATGTTGTGGTCTAAGTAGAACAATCTTCTATAATGTCTTTTTCTTATCTTGAGAACTCTAGTTGGATGTTAGTAAATAAACATTGAGATTACCTCTTGTTGTCCTCCAGCTATACGGGTATATTTCTTGTCATGACTGTGTAGGTAACCACTAGTATCGATATGTCGCAGTCTTATCCTTTCGTCTGGTTTCCATGTCTTACCGTTTCCCTCAATCTCTAATCTGAAACATAAAGAGAATGTTAAAATCAAGAACTCTTGTATTGCTCATAAGATGCGAAAGTAGGACAAGTAGCTCCAAAGCCGTTCTAACCGCCAAAAGTCTCCAGTATCAGATTGCTCTTCTCCGCCAACTCAGCTCACCTATAGGTTAGAAAACAAGAAAATTCAGCAAGTCTAGTATTCAAAAAGCCATATGTTTCAGCAATCCAAACAGGGTTGAGTTTTTATTGTGGAAAGACAAGATGAAAACCTTTTATGAGTATTACTATTTGATTCCATTGTAGTCATAGGAAAAACTGAAGCAACGTACAAAGATTCACATTTGTCCTATGACCGGTCACTTGAAAACCTTCGCTATTGGTCACACTTTCATGCTTTTGCTCTTGCTAAACTGCAAGCAACGTCTAAACAGTACTTGAAAGCTAGGTTCAATGTTAATTCAACCGCCACCACCATATGTCTGATCCTTGTTGGCACAATAAGCAAGACATTCTATTCTAAGGTACAATAAGGGTCAAGTTTGCAAAAGGATATCCAACGGTCTCCTCACTttatgttttctattttttttttttaatttcaaacatGAAGAAtcattatctatatatatatagataacagATAGTATTTATATTGGTTTGATGAGATCAATCAATAAACCAACACTCGATCATAACAAACTTGATGTAAGTTAACATTTAAAAATAACAGTAGAATGGTTTACTTTCATTTGTGTTTTGGTCATAAACAAGCCTTATCATACTGAAAATTTCAATAATCTGTTGATGATGCAAGACGAATCCCATCTACTAGTGTGATATCTACAAATACGATGGTGATTGCTCAGTTATCTTCTTTGTTAATGCAGTAGCCAACATAGCAGCTGCATATATAATGGTTGATCTTGCAGGGACAGTGTATAAAGACTTAGCTAGATAACTGACAAAAGTAATCCCTTATCTTAACATATCCATTCATATTGTTCTTTAAGCAATGTATCCCAAAACAAGCAGCACACAATAGTCATTTTTCCATTATCAGAAATATGCACAGGCAACATGCAAGATTCAGCAACCAAGGCCTAATGTAAGGACCGATATGCAGAGACCATATAAGAAATCAAATGAATACTAACCTCCAAATTACTAGTAATTGGTGAAGCATGTAAGTGGCTGTGTAACCATTTTCGAGTTCACATACGCTGCAGTCGTATGATTGTTCCATTCGGGATAACATCACCTTGTTTTACAGAAGACTCAGGTGGAGACTTCACAATCTACATTCAAATGGATTAACAATCATGTAGATATCCGTATGAAATTGCTTTGAATGATATATACACAAAATAATAACAATCATCAGAAAACCCACATTGTCTAAAGATGATCTGCACATCTTATAGGATGATGAGTTAGCTTCCAAGAAATAATCAGAAATATGCATTTTACAGTAAGACAAAGAGAGGTCTTGATCATTTGGTGGAGCAAGGGTGGTAATCAATCAACTTCAATTGGCAAGGCAAAGGCAGGAGCAACCAATTGGCAAGTCCAGAGCATCAATCAATGTGAAAAGAATGGTTGCGGTCAAAGATGAAGGTGCCACAGCGACAGAACACCAATAGAGCTAGCCGTTGGGACCTCTAGTAGGAAGTGGTGGAGTTAGCAATCTGATGATGAATCTCTATGTAACAATGAAGGTGAGAAGGTAAGTTAGGGCTTTGGCCAAGATCATAGAGAGGGGAAAATCGACCTACAAGTCTTTCACTTAAGTGAGAATGGGTTTCAGGTAATGAGTGGAGAGTGATGGATTATTTTAGGACTATAAAGCGACGAATCAATGAGATGACAGAGGAAATGAGAAGAAGAGCAATGCCAAaagatttcttttaaaaaaaaaggaaaaataaaatgctaaaggaCTGGTGGCGGCTGAGATACCATGTTAAAAATCATGAAAGAATAAATTATTAGAGTAAAGTGATTGATTACAATATGTATATTTAGACTTATCAGGATTTGAATAATGCTCCTTTCTACTCAGTCTGAAAGACTAATTCTTATTCCTATCTATTTGGTTGGTTTTATCTTGTAGACCAATTCTAACTTCATTATCCACTGGCAGTTGCTATCCTAATTTTGCAGAGGGAAATGTCACAAGCTTTGAGGATGTTGATGTTGTGATTGACACAATTGCCAGTAGGGAAGGGGCAGCAACATTTCCACCAAAAGCACTGGTCAAGTTCATCTGGATCGGCTGTTAAAGCAATCTCAAACAGTTCAGTTTTAATATGAATCCAAATTTCATCCAGCTCAATTTTCTACACGATGATCACACACCAATGTGTTGTTTTAAAGAGTAGAAATTATTATGCCACTCtccttaaattttcttttaaaacaatctaaatcatgaaattttcttAAATGCATAATAATGAAAAAACAAAAGATAAACTCGATAATGTCACACATACCCAGTAGCTATTTGAATCATCAACATTGGGGAATCTAGTGACAGACTGCTACCCACTCCCTGAGCCATAGGGCACGTCGTGCGAATGCCGCCGAAACTTTGTTCTTTCATGCATCAACTTAATCACACTTCCATATGTAATCCGCAGAAAAAAGGATTATAATTTGTTCATGGAACTGATGCCTACGTCTAGAGCAGAGGATAAAAGAACTCCACCGACCTGAACGCTCTCTTCGGCGGTGGCGACGACGGTTGGGCCAGGAGATCCGGCAGGAAACTCAAGGGTGAGGTAGAGGAAGAAGGCAAGGGCGATGAAAGGGAGGGCCATGAGGAGGATACGGACCAGAAACCAGCTTCGCTGCAAAAAACAGGGAAGACTCCGGGAAAGGTGGAAGAACAAGTCTCACGGCGTCGAGGAGGAG includes these proteins:
- the LOC122029510 gene encoding BTB/POZ domain-containing protein At3g05675-like; protein product: MEQSSSAESYGFGDQATSDVTVRLRNGDGKPEWFRCHSSILRRQSKYFSDLLSKNNLSNPSLESQNCIEVPCKSGEYENYVKLLKLLYLSEESVSDSWDSVISVLGILRASVALECRSINQSCINYLEAVPWGEEEEEEIVKVVSTLGPEAQPLIARIKPVDSNATKNVFLSALHCATTVGCSFPPFTDDLKNSAQEQVEYMLMEDEDTPLVVTDEDVKSEVSGCLSRIFTTLATTLDWLPSGFKQSPEAAEQCLFQTLSDVEWMSNILPKLEMMKEFVSNWAIISNHMLAVIQDEKYNSTFWSVKAKLIEVTGKVLDAIGYGSVVLPTPSRVQFLKTWLPYIRELKPILDSKCVEDNSFPHKMDSDLCQNIEGAITSLVLALPSNDQADILADWMKRNEQSSYPDLSEAFEVWCYRAKTAKRRLLVNLDEGGNSAVSL
- the LOC122029518 gene encoding histone-lysine N-methyltransferase ATXR6-like; protein product: MAPKIPFRRRTHAPPYTSPPSCAKASRFETTLCEECHSGDNDDELLLCDKCDRGFHTFCLRPILACVPKGLWFCPLCSADRKPKQFPLVQTKIVDFFRLQRSSGPEDFGSRKRKKRSGGLVMSKKKRKLLPFNPSEDPDRRLEQMASLATALTATGAVFSNELTYRLGMAPRSANFACSEKGGMQVLSKEDTETLNLCKKMMEKGEWPPLMVVYDPLEGFTVEADRFIRDLTIVTEYVGDVDYLKNREHDDGDSMMTLLSAEDPSKSLVICPDQRSNIARFINGINNHTRDGKKKQNLKCVRFSVNGESRVLLIANRDITKGERLYYDYNGSEQEYPTGHFV
- the LOC122029524 gene encoding heat stress transcription factor B-2b-like, giving the protein MATTNRVPPAVEKLSGVAEILPPAADGQRPLLTPFLTKTYQLVDDPSVDDMISWGEDGSTFVVWRPAEFARDLLPKYFKHNNFSSFVRQLNTYGFRKIVADRWEFANDCFRRGEKRLLCDIHRRKIVPSAPAVAAPIQVDVSLNLPGTPENSGDEQVILSNSSPGPSPTTPTGSSGPSGSVELMEENDRLRKENARLSRKLAKMKRLCNHITALVSKHAGDGVGWEAASLPSTVLELMPTARAEGEENDELEDDTSTEDDAAMKATSAVPWLGLSPRLFGGTIGRKRDLEDKREPPTAEPKEESSQEHHQQSWVVYCPRPIRRVSNGSGDAGGRDGWSHR